The genomic window ATAGCCGTAACCCGCGTTGAGCGCGTCGCCGAGCGTCGGCGACGGTTGCGCCGGTCCCTTGAAGGCGAGCATGCGCTTATTCCACGCCTCGCAGGCGAGCTGGTCGGCTTGCTTGCGCGCCTCCGTCGCGCGCTCAGCCGCCGCCCGGACTGACCCGCCGTAAATGGTCTCGCGTGACTTGGTGCCCATGGCGAGAAAATGCACGGCAGCACGCCGGGCAGGCAAGCCGCTAGGGATAGCGGTGGACAACGCGCCGGGCACAACGGGGACGACGCAACCGCGCCGGTCGCGGGCGAAGCACCCGGACACTCCAAGCCCGCAAAAGTGGCGGGGACAATGAATCTTTCGGGAAAACATGATTTTACTGCAAGCGCGCTGCATGGCTGCCTCTCAGGCTCCAACAAATCACAGGAGCAGCCCGTGCAGCCCTTCATCGTCTATCAGACGATACCCGGTCAGCATTTTCCGAAACCTGTTTTCACGGTCTACGCCCGTTCACTCGAAGCGGCCCGCGAGATTGTCGCGGCCATGATCGCGGGAAAGATCATCGTTCTCCCCGTCTCGCGCGACGGAGCACGCCGATGATCCCCGATACCAAGAGCGGCCTTCCCGCGATGGCCTGCGTCTCGGCCATGCAGAAGGCCATCAGGCGGGGCATGGAGCGCGAGGCCATGGAGTTCGCCGTTGAACTCATGCACACGTCCAAAGCCTTCCACACGATGGTCTGCAACCGCCTCGAAGTCATCTGCCACGAAGACCTCGACACGCTGGCAGCGCCGCACGTCTTTCCGTTCGTCGCCGCATCGCTCGCAGCGTCAAGGGAGCGGTACAGCAAGAGCATCGGCGAAGCCCGGCTCAGGGTGGGCAACGCCATTCGCATGATGTGCCGGTCACCGAAGTCCCGCGCGGGCTGCCACTTCGCAGCCGCCATCGGCCTGCGATCGATGCTGGAGAACCACGTCCCGACAATCCCCGACTGGGCGCTCGACCAGCACACGATCAAGGGCAAGGCGATGGGTCGTGGTCTCGATCATTTCCGCAAGGAAGGTGCCAAGCTGATCCCGCCGCCGACAGGCGATGATCCCTACGAGGACGAGGCGTATCGCCTCTGGAAGATCAAGCAGCAGGGCAGGCAGTGAACGTCCGGTCCGGCCTAAGAGCCGACGTAGAACGCAAGTCGCGTTTTGACCCACAAGGGACTTCACCGTGTAGATCAGGGTCCAAAGACGGCGGAGACCCCCACCAACGTGCGCCATGCGGGGGTGGCTTGCACACCGTTGTAGTTGTTAACGACCGGAATGCCGACAAGCACGTAGCTCGACCAGTTATCGACCGTCAGCCGAAGGCCCGGCGAAATGAAAACCGTGTTGCCGCCCGAATTGGGATCACTGACGCCAGCAGTTCGCTGCTTGTCATGCCATTCGCCGTTGATCTCGAGTAACGCATCGAGCGCAACGTGGCCGTGCGGCGCGGCAACCATTGGAGCCTTGGTCACCATCGAGTGGTCATGGCCAGCATGCGCATAAGCGTTCCGTGGATCGTGCGTATGCGGCTCGCTCGCGGTCTCGCCAAAGACCCGGTAGGAGAGCGCGGCATTATAAAGGAAGCGGTTGCCGAGATTGGTGTTTTGCGTTCCGGTGCCGTTTGCAATCGCCAGCACGTTGGCATGGAAGCTCAACGAAGGATTTAAGCGCTGGCTAAACGCTGCGCCGAAGAGCCCATCCCAAGAGCCCGATCCGGGCTGAAATTCGGCCTCGAAGATTTCGCCGAACCTATCAACCAAGTTGGTTGTACCCGTCGGGGCCTTGACACCAAACAGCACTGCAGCCTGCGTTCCGCTGACCTGATTGTTCACGAAGCGGTATTGGCCGAGCACCGTGACATCGCCGAAACCCGATGTATTGCCTCGGTCACGCACCATGGCCGGTTGAGCCGGGTCTTCCTGCACGGCTTCGAGAATGCCGGTGCGGCGCACCCATGGCAGACGCACCGACACCGTGAGATCATTGGTGATGCCATAGGCAAGCGCAACAGCGTAGCTCTCGACGGTTTGC from Bradyrhizobium zhanjiangense includes these protein-coding regions:
- a CDS encoding transporter — translated: MSVRLPWVRRTGILEAVQEDPAQPAMVRDRGNTSGFGDVTVLGQYRFVNNQVSGTQAAVLFGVKAPTGTTNLVDRFGEIFEAEFQPGSGSWDGLFGAAFSQRLNPSLSFHANVLAIANGTGTQNTNLGNRFLYNAALSYRVFGETASEPHTHDPRNAYAHAGHDHSMVTKAPMVAAPHGHVALDALLEINGEWHDKQRTAGVSDPNSGGNTVFISPGLRLTVDNWSSYVLVGIPVVNNYNGVQATPAWRTLVGVSAVFGP